A window from Setaria italica strain Yugu1 chromosome VIII, Setaria_italica_v2.0, whole genome shotgun sequence encodes these proteins:
- the LOC101776445 gene encoding atherin, giving the protein MEMAALGPTIFSRGFRFNPTPLEAATYYLPRLVAGTPLHEAVRPVVNHADVYGCEPADLARQFCPLPRTGHRFFFTHCKLQQPQRAGKASRATRAAGSRSWHSQSVKDVVDHAGVKVGEIRKLRYKKGGEYTDWLMDEYSCCLEDAVAGDRQFVLCNIYVSPRADQGSAARQESAAFFAPPAPAPVVIAQTAAPKRPAPQSAEPPCPKRMRGAVAPTPPVVQPAGYCTASFAPPLPYVPHITTSAQPPPPPVPTRLAAPPLSRSLAPTPLHPRSPPQQQMPPPPTLPVVRACHMPVQAPARHCQPPQPSVQKKQSTRDPFEAAELGDEAEEERVAAPDPKESPAALVDQDDDWAELEKCMDDAVPTAEGSTVSEDEMDQTKQGTDDPFEAAELRDEAEKESVAAPGPAQDFDMDEFCRSLEGNGDLVRLFEDEDNVLTAEAEEEAAANSEGSTMAEDAPDPSSMEESPAAAQDFDIDEFCKSVQDDIWACELDHFACSFENESFSWEYGMG; this is encoded by the coding sequence atggagatggcggcgctgGGCCCGACGATCTTCTCCCGCGGCTTCCGCTTCAACCCGACGCCCCTCGAGGCCGCCACCTACTACCTCcctcgcctcgtcgccggcacgCCGCTGCACGAGGCCGTGCGCCCCGTCGTCAACCACGCCGACGTCTACGGCTGCGAGCCCGCCGACCTCGCCCGCCAGTTCTGCCCGCTGCCCAGGACCGGGCACCGATTCTTCTTCACCCACTGCAAGCTGCAGCAGCCGCAGAGGGCGGGGAAGGCCAGCAGGgccacgcgcgccgccggctccaGATCGTGGCACTCGCAGAGCGTCAAGGACGTCGTGGACCACGCCGGTGTCAAGGTCGGGGAGATCAGGAAGCTCCGGTACAAGAAGGGTGGCGAGTACACGGACTGGCTCATGGACGAGTACTCGTGCTGCTTGGaggacgccgtcgccggcgacagGCAGTTCGTGCTCTGCAACATCTACGTGTCCCCCAGGGCCGATCAAGGCTCTGCGGCGCGCCAAGAATCCGCCGCCTTCTTCGCTCCACCTGCGCCTGCGCCCGTCGTGATCGCGCAGACTGCGGCACCCAAGAGGCCGGCGCCGCAGAGTGCCGAGCCGCCGTGCCCCAAGCGGATGCGGGGTGCCGTCGCCCCGACGCCTCCGGTCGTGCAGCCGGCGGGTTATTGCACGGCGTCCTTTGCGCCACCACTGCCGTACGTGCCTCACATCACCACTTCAGctcagcctccgccgccgccagttccCACCCGTCTcgcagcgccgccgctgagTCGCTCGCTGGCGCCCACACCACTGCACCCGCGTTCGCCACCTCAGCAacagatgccgccgccgccgactctcCCTGTGGTACGTGCCTGCCACATGCCAGTGCAAGCACCGGCACGTCACTGCCAGCCGCCTCAGCCGTCCGTGCAGAAGAAGCAGAGCACACGCGATCCGTTTGAAGCCGCTGAGCTGGGAGACGAAGCAGAGGAGGAAAGGGTGGCAGCGCCTGATCCCAAGGAGTCCCCTGCAGCGCTTGTTGATCAAGATGACGACTGGGCCGAGTTGGAAAAGTGCATGGACGACGCCGTGCCAACAGCCGAGGGCTCGACGGTGAGTGAGGACGAGATGGACCAGACGAAGCAGGGCACGGACGATCCGTTTGAAGCTGCCGAACTGAGAGACGAAGCAGAGAAGGAAAGTGTCGCAGCGCCTGGTCCGGCACAAGATTTCGACATGGACGAGTTTTGCAGGTCACTAGAAGGAAATGGCGACTTGGTAAGGCTCTTTGAGGATGAAGACAACGTGCTGACAGCcgaagcagaggaggaagcagctGCCAACTCTGAGGGCTCAACGATGGCTGAAGACGCGCCTGATCCATCGTCCATGGAGGAGTCGCCTGCGGCGGCACAAGATTTCGACATCGACGAGTTTTGCAAGTCAGTACAAGACGACATATGGGCATGCGAGCTGGACCACTTTGCATGCTCTTTCGAGAACGAAAGCTTCTCCTGGGAGTATGGCATGGGTTAG
- the LOC101777256 gene encoding probable indole-3-acetic acid-amido synthetase GH3.8, with the protein MDTDKLRFIEEVTTNADAMQERVLGEILARNAETEYLASKCGLAGATDRATFRAKVPMVEYEDLLPYIRRIANGDRSPILTGPGHPVTEFFTSSGTSGGERKLIPTVEDERHRSLLLGSLAMPVINQYVPGLDKGRGLYFHFVNLETKTPGGLLAQPVLTSLFKSDHFKKLPLSGALTSPVAAILCPNAFQSMYAQMLCGLCHRHDVVRVGATFASGVVRAITFFLDNWEKLAADIDAGTLADRITDPSVREAVAGVLRPDPELARFIRAEGYEGGGAGIIARIWPNTKYLDTIVTGSMAQYVPTLNHYSGGLPIFSTLYASSECAFGVNLSPMCDPSEVSYTIMPFMAYFEFLPVDGEARGDASQLVELAHVEAGREYELVITTYTGLNRYRVGDVLRVTGFHNAAPRFRFVRRKGVLLSVDADKTDQADLQRAVERAAALLRRHGGAIVVDYTSRACTKSFPGHYVIYWELLKAKGAQSGGGAAVDGDVLDRCCLEMEEALNWVYREGRVALCSIGPLEIRVVRSGTFQELADLAVSRGASAGQYKVPRCVTAPRIVELLDSRVVSSHLSPALPDWAPEMLSFSPKEKEVGKAQARAATLPFM; encoded by the exons ATGGACACCGACAAGCTTCGCTTCATCGAGGAGGTGACCACCAACGCGGACGCCATGCAGGAGCGCGTCCTGGGGGAGATCCTCGCCCGCAACGCCGAGACAGAGTACCTCGCCAGCAAgtgcggcctcgccggcgccaccgacCGCGCCACCTTCCGGGCCAAGGTTCCCATGGTGGAGTACGAGGACCTCCTGCCGTACATCCGCCGCATCGCCAACGGCGACCGCTCGCCCATCCTCACGGGGCCGGGGCACCCCGTCACCGAGTTCTTCACCAGCTCCGGCACGTCGGGCGGCGAGCGCAAGCTGATACCTACCGTCGAGGATGAGCGCCACCGCAGCCTGCTGCTGGGCAGCCTCGCTATGCCTGTCATCAACCA GTACGTGCCTGGGCTCGACAAGGGGAGGGGTCTCTACTTCCACTTCGTGAACTTGGAGACGAAGACGCCGGGAGGCCTGCTCGCGCAGCCCGTCCTGACGAGCTTGTTCAAGAGCGACCACTTCAAGAAGCTCCCTTTATCCGGCGCCCTCACGAGCCCCGTGGCGGCCATCCTCTGCCCGAACGCGTTCCAGAGCATGTACGCGCAGATGCTGTGCGGCCTGTGCCATCGCCACGATGTGGTGCGCGTCGGCGCCACGTTTGCATCCGGCGTCGTCCGGGCCATCACCTTCTTTCTCGACAACTGGGAAAAGCTCGCCGCCGACATCGACGCCGGCACACTCGCCGACCGCATCACTGACCCGTCGGTGCGCGAGGCagtcgccggcgtcctccgaCCGGACCCCGAGCTTGCCCGGTTCATCCGCGCCGAGGGCTACGAGGGCGGTGGGGCGGGCATTATCGCACGCATCTGGCCCAACACCAAGTACCTCGACACAATCGTCACCGGCTCCATGGCGCAGTACGTCCCGACCCTGAATCACTACAGCGGTGGCTTGCCGATCTTCTCCACCTTGTACGCGTCCTCGGAGTGCGCCTTCGGCGTCAACCTCTCCCCGATGTGCGACCCGTCGGAGGTGTCCTACACCATCATGCCCTTCATGGCATACTTCGAGTTCCTCCCCGTCGACGGCGAGGCGCGTGGCGACGCGAGCCAGCTCGTGGAGCTCGCCCACGTGGAGGCCGGGCGCGAGTACGAGCTGGTGATCACCACCTACACGGGGCTGAACCGGTACCGCGTCGGCGACGTGCTCCGCGTGACGGGGTTCCACAACGCGGCGCCGCGGTTCCGGTTCGTGCGCCGCAAGGGCGTGTTGCTGTCCGTGGACGCCGACAAGACCGACCAGGCCGACCTGCAGCGCGCGGTGGAGCGCGCGGCCGCGCTGCTCCGCCGGCATGGCGGCGCGATCGTGGTGGACTACACCAGCCGGGCCTGCACCAAGAGCTTCCCGGGACACTACGTCATCTACTGGGAGCTGCTAAAGGCCAAGGGAGcccagagcggcggcggcgctgctgtggACGGCGACGTGCTGGATCGGTGCTGcctggagatggaggaggcgcTGAACTGGGTGTACCGGGAGGGCCGGGTCGCGCTTTGCTCGATCGGGCCGCTGGAGATCCGGGTCGTCCGGTCGGGCACCTTCCAGGAGCTCGCGGACTTGGCCGTCTCCCGTGGCGCGTCCGCCGGGCAGTACAAGGTCCCCCGGTGCGTGACAGCGCCGCGAATCGTGGAGCTGCTCGACTCGCGCGTCGTCTCCAGCCACTTGAGCCCGGCATTGCCGGACTGGGCACCAGAAATGCTAAGCTTCTCTCCAAAGGAGAAGGAAGTTGGCAAAGCCCAAGCGCGTGCAGCTACGCTTCCGTTCATGTGA
- the LOC101759021 gene encoding uncharacterized protein LOC101759021, translating to MGWKAAEKLIRHWKILRGDNVMIIRGKDKGETGLIKRVIRSQNRVIVEGKNLVKKHIKQGEGHTGGIFSIEAPLHVSNIQVVDPVTGKPCKIGYKYLEDGTKVRFARGMNASGAVIPRPEILKERKKPRPTSPGPKDTPIELVLEKTYDEKAGVGMPDL from the exons ATGGGGTGGAAGGCTGCGGAGAAGCTCATCAGGCACTGGAAGATACTCCGCGGTGACAAC GTGATGATCATCAGAGGCAAGGACAAGGGGGAGACCGGGCTCATCAAGCGGGTCATTCGGTCCCAGAATCGCGTCATCGTCGAGGGCAAGAACTTG GTTAAGAAACACATTAAGCAAGGGGAAGGGCACACAGGTGGTATTTTCTCAATAGAAGCTCCACTTCATGTTTCGAATATCCAAGTAGTTGATCCTGTGACTGG GAAACCATGTAAAATTGGATATAAGTATTTGGAAGATGGGACCAAAGTCAGATTCGCCagaggaatgaatgcatctggTGCTGTGATACCCCGGCCAGAAATTCTGAAGGAGAGAAAAAAGCCGAGACCCACATCAC CTGGCCCAAAGGATACACCAATTGAGCTTGTGCTGGAGAAGACCTACGATGAGAAAGCTGGGGTTGGTATGCCTGATCTATAG
- the LOC101759423 gene encoding probable sugar phosphate/phosphate translocator At5g25400: protein MGAGDDTAPVAKAAMEVSSSSTSTSTARAPSPEPPPSVLRSVMLSYAYVGIWVSLSFSVIVYNKYILDPKMYGWPFPISLTMIHMAFCATLAAALVRVLRVVDVPTSPPMTPRLYAASVVPIGALYALSLWFSNSAYIYLSVSFIQMLKALMPVAVYSLAVAFRTDSFRRASMLNMLGISAGVAVAAYGEARFDVFGVTLQLAAVAAEATRLVLIQILLTSRGMSLNPITSLYYIAPCCLAFLTVPWYAVELPRLRAAAASAAGLARPDVFVFGTNSLCAFALNLAVFLLVGKTSALTMNVAGVVKDWLLIAFSWTVIKDTVTPVNLVGYGIAFLGVAYYNHAKLQGLKAKEAERKAAATAVPKPDDAEAATRLLPEKDGSGGDHKN, encoded by the coding sequence atgggcgccggcgacgacaccGCGCCGGTGGCCAAGGCCGCCATGGAGGTGTCCTCGTCGTCGACGTCTACCTCCACGGCGCGAGCGCCTTCGccagagccgccgccgtcggtgctCAGGTCCGTGATGCTGTCGTACGCGTACGTGGGCATCTGGGTCAGCCTCAGCTTCTCGGTGATCGTGTACAACAAGTACATCCTGGACCCCAAGATGTACGGCTGGCCCTTCCCCATCTCGCTCACCATGATCCACATGGCCTTCTGCGCCAccctcgccgcggcgctcgTCCGCGTGCTCCGCGTCGTCGACGTGCCCACCTCGCCGCCCATGACGCCGCGCCTCTACGCCGCCTCCGTCGTCCCCATCGGCGCGCTCTACGCGCTCTCGCTCTGGTTCTCCAACTCCGCCTACATCTACCTCTCCGTCTCCTTCATCCAGATGCTCAAGGCGCTCATGCCCGTCGCCGTCTactccctcgccgtcgccttccGCACCGACTCCTTCCGCCGCGCCTCCATGCTCAACATGCTCGGGATCTCCGctggcgtcgccgtcgccgcgtaCGGGGAGGCCCGCTTCGACGTGTTCGGCGTCACGCtccagctcgccgccgtcgccgccgaggccacgCGGCTCGTGCTCATCCAGATCCTGCTCACCTCCAGGGGCATGTCCCTCAACCCCATCACCTCGCTCTACTACATCGCGCCCTGCTGCCTCGCCTTCCTCACCGTGCCGTGGTACGCCGTCGAGCTGCCCAggctgcgcgccgccgcggcgtcggcggcggggctcgcgcgCCCCGACGTGTTCGTGTTCGGGACCAACTCGCTCTGCGCCTTCGCGCTGAACCTGGCCGTGTTCCTGCTGGTGGGGAAGACGTCGGCGCTGACCATGAACGTGGCCGGTGTCGTCAAGGACTGGCTGCTCATCGCCTTCTCGTGGACGGTGATCAAGGACACCGTCACGCCCGTCAACCTCGTCGGCTACGGCATCGCCTTCCTCGGCGTCGCCTACTACAACCATGCCAAGCTGCAGGGGCTCAAGGCCAAGGAGGCCGAGAGGAAGGCGGCAGCCACAGCGGTGCCCAAGCCGGATGACGCGGAGGCGGCCACGCGGCTGCTGCCGGAGaaggacggcagcggcggtgacCACAAAAACTGA
- the LOC101759829 gene encoding heterogeneous nuclear ribonucleoprotein Q, with the protein MPRSTENALRQEDHLEFDDPDEVDEEEVEYEEIEEEVEYEEVEEDEEEEEEEKSEVVCEVDAKHESKMVDQKDEEEKEKHAELLALPPHGSEVYVGGISDVSSEDLKKLFESVGEVVEVRIRGKGDNKLYAFVNFRTKELALKAIQKLNNKDLKGKKIKVSSSQAKNRLFIGNIPQDWTQDDFKNAVEEVGPGVLKVNLPKAPRSDCHKGYGFIEYYNQACAEYARQKMSTPEFKLDTNAPTVNWADTKNSGESASTAKQVKSLYVKNLPKTVTEEQLRTLFEHLGEITKVVLPPAKAGHENRYGFVHFKERYMAIKALKNTERYELDGQLLDCSLAKADKKDDTISVPNTKAGPLLPSYTPLGYGLSGAYNPLGNGLAGAYNPLGNGLAGAYNPLGNGLAGAYNRLGNGLAGAYNRLGNGLAGAYGVLPAPAAQPILYAPGAPSGSTMIPMVLPDGRLVYVPQAAGQQTVHVASPPSQQGGHRYGGSSGGGSGSGGRRQRGDDRGSTSSNNSRRGRHRPY; encoded by the exons ATGCCAAGGAGCACAGAAAATGCTCTCAGACAAGAAGACCATTTGGAGTTCGATGATCCTGATGAGGTAGATGAAGAGGAAGTTGAGTATGAAGAAATTGAGGAGGAGGTTGAGTATGAAGAggtagaggaggatgaggaggaagaggaggaggaaaaatcTGAAGTTGTGTGTGAAGTTGATGCTAAGCATGAGAGTAAAATGGTAGATCAGAAggatgaggaagaaaaagagaagcaTGCTGAGCTTcttgctcttcctcctcatggATCTGAAGTGTATGTTGGGGGCATCTCAGATGTATCTTCTGAAGATCTCAAAAAACTATTTGAGTCGGTTGGAGAAGTTGTGGAA GTGCGAATACGAGGAAAGGGGGATAACAAGCTGTATGCTTTTGTTAATTTCAGAACTAAAGAACTGGCTTTAAAGGCCATCCAAAAGCTGAACAATAAAGACCTAAAG GGAAAGAAGATAAAGGTTTCTTCGTCCCAGGCAAAGAACAGGCTATTTATTGGGAATATACCCCAAGATTGGACACAGGATGATTTCAAAAATGCAGTGGAAGAAGTTGGTCCTGGAGTTTTAAAAGTCAATCTCCCGAAG GCACCACGTTCAGATTGCCATAAGGGCTATGGCTTTATTGAATACTACAACCAGGCATGTGCAGAGTATGCCAGGCAGAAGATGTCTACCCCAGAATTCAAACTAGATACAAATGCTCCTACTGTCAATTGGGCAGATACTAAGAATAGTGGTGAATCTGCCTCTACTGCGAAGCAG GTTAAATCTCTTTATGTCAAAAACCTGCCCAAGACTGTTACTGAAGAGCAGCTGAGAACGCTGTTTGAGCACCTTGgagaaattacaaaagttgttcttcctcctgcaaAAGCTGGTCATGAAAATCGGTACGGTTTTGTTCACTTTAAGGAACGGTACATGGCTATTAAGGCTCTGAAGAACACCGAGagatatgaacttgatg GTCAGCTACTGGATTGTTCACTTGCAAAAGCAGACAAGAAGGATGATACTATATCAGTACCTAATACAAAAGCAGGTCCATTGCTGCCAAGTTATACCCCACTTGGATATGGACTGTCGGGGGCCTATAATCCACTTGGAAATGGACTGGCAGGCGCTTATAATCCACTTGGAAATGGACTGGCAGGCGCTTATAATCCACTTGGAAATGGACTGGCAGGTGCTTATAATCGACTTGGAAATGGATTGGCAGGTGCTTATAATCGACTTGGAAATGGATTGGCTGGTGCTTATGGTGTgcttcctgctcctgctgcacaG CCAATTTTGTATGCTCCAGGTGCTCCTTCAGGTTCAACAATGATCCCAATGGTTCTACCAGATGGCCGTCTTGTATATGT ACCACAGGCTGCAGGGCAGCAAACTGTGCATGTGGCTTCGCCTCCATCACAGCAAGGTGGTCATCGTTATGGTGGTAGCAGTGGTGGTGGATCCGGCTCTGGTGGAAGGCGGCAGAGAGGAGATGACCGCGGTAGTACTAGTAGCAACAACAGCCGCAGGGGCCGACACCGTCCATACTGA